The nucleotide sequence ATCTCTCGTGGCGATCGCCCAGGCGGACGCGGTGCTGGATCAGGCCGATCTGAAGCAGGTTTCTCCGGCACGACGCGATCGAGTCAATGAATTGGGAGAAGCGCTGTACCAAAGCATCCGGATGCAGCTCAACAGCAAACTTCATCAGGGTGAGCATGGCCGGGGAACGTCGCAGGATACGATTGATCGACCATTGAATGATCGATTCTGGCTGAAGGGGCAGCTCACCCAGGTCCGAGCGGAGCAGAAGGAATCGCAGCGACTTCATGCCTTGAATGAAATCCTGAACCGAACGAATCCGGGGCCCGGCAGCTTTTATGACGACCTGGGAGATCCGCGTCGACAACCGCATCTGGTTCCTAATACCGTCCCGTTTGTCGAGAACCCCGACTTCCGTAAGTCCGTCTATACGAGTTTTGATTTTCGCGTCGATCGGCCGCGGGAATGGTGGACGAACGTGCTCTCGATGTATGACGCACCGCTCGTGATGCGATATGAAGGGCTCGACCCGAAGTCTCGTTATGTGGTCCGGGTTGTCTATTCGTCAGAACCGACTCGCAAATTGAAAGTCCGGATGGACGCGAACGGGGAAGTCGTCCATGACTGGATGTTCAAACCGGATGAAATGACACCGCTCGAATTCAACGTTCCCCCTTCCGCGACCAGTAAGGGTGAACTGACACTCCGCTGGACGCGCGAGCCCGGCATGGGTGGGAACGGACGGGGATGCCAGGTCGCCGAAGTCTGGCTGCTGAAGCAACCCTGATCCGCGTGGGCCACCGCCCGTTCGGCACGGTAGGACTCTCGGCACGTCGCTCTGTTAGCGGGGCCCCTTCGGCATGATCAACGCCGTGTGGGGCGATGCAGGGAACTATTCAACGAGCGGCCCGTGGAGGCAGTTGCCGAAGTCGCTATTCGTGCTGCTGACGGACGCGATCGTCGCTCGCTATATAGCGAGAAGTACCGCAACGGAGTACCGTAATCAGGCCTGCAGTCATCGATGTTCTATTCGCCGGGCAGGGACGCTCTATCGCGGAGCTGAAATGTTGCGAAAGCCAACGGTCTTCATTGGGTCTTCCTCGGAAGGGCTGAAAGTCGCTCAGGCGCTTGAGGCCGCCTTCGGTCAGCGAGCGGAAGTCGAAGCATGGAACTCTGGTGCCATTTTTCAGCGTCACCAGGACTTTCTGACCTCATTACTCAACACCGCCAGTCTCTATGAATTTGCGGTTCTCATTTTTACCAAGGACGATATCAGTGTGTCGCGCGGCAAGACGTATGCGGCCGCGCGGGACAATGTGCTGTTCGAGTTCGGGCTCTTCCTGGGCAAGCTGGGACCGCGGAGAGCGTTTACTCTTGTCGAAAGAGATCTCAAGATTCCCACCGATCTGCTGGGAATCACGCTCGATCAGTTCAGTCGCAAAAAAGACGGTCGTCCGACCGCCGAGTTTGCAGGAACAGCGGATAATATCGTCTCGCAGATCGTTACTCGGCATCACAATACGACCGAGTTTTCCCATCTGCCCGCGACGGCACTGGCAATCGGGTATTTTCATAACTTTCTGTCGCGCGTCCTGGATCAGTTAGATGATTTTGAGCCCGTACTCGTCGGCCGTCGCCGGTTCGATTACAGCACCTTTACGCTCCATGTCATTGTCCCGGATCGACTGGACGTTCTGGACCAGGATAAGTTCAAGAAGATTCTGCGCGGGCTGGAACCGGTGACGGTCAAGTGCCGACTTCGCGAGTTTCCCTTTTATATCAAGGGGATTCCTGCCGAGGGGACGACACATCTCGACTTGTTCGACATCCCCACAACGATGCGGGCCTCCCGAGAGACGATTTGTCGAGTCTTTCGTGAAGAATATGTCGGAGTGAATGATCTCCAGGTGCAGGCCGAGCGGCGCGAAGTATCGAACTTCGAGAGAACACTTCAGCTTCTGCTGAATGAGCACCCCCGATGGCAGCGTTACGTGAAGTTCGTCTATCTGTCCGATTTCCTTTGACGAACAAGTCCCAGCAACGCGTGCTGACGGCTCCCACTAGAGCTTCTACTAGAACAGTGCCGTGATGGGATTCCCATCGACAATGCGATGCGGCCGGCCGAGCGGGTCGTGAAGTTCTGCGTCGGGATTGATTCCCAGGCTATGGTAGATCGTCGCCAGCATGTCTTCCGGTGAGACCGGGTTGGATGCCGGGTAGGCCGCATCTTTGTCGCTGCTGCCGTAGACCTGTCCGCCACGGATCCCCCCTCCCGCCAGGATCGCGGATTGGACGCGCCCCCAGTGGTCACGCCCCTGCGTCGAATTCAGCATGGGCGTTCGCCCGAACTCACCGTACATGGCTACCAGGGTTTCATCCAGCAGGCCTCGTTCTGACAGGTCGTCCATCAGCGCCGCGAATCCGGGATCGAGGGACTTCAGGCAATACGGTTCGGTCAGCATGGACGTTCCCGCGTGGTTGTCCCACACGTTCGACACAACGCCGTTCGCGAAAACGGTCATCCACGAGATCGTTACCAGCCGCACACCCGCTTCCACCAGTCTGCGCGCCAGAAGCATCGATTCGCCCCATTCGTTCCGGCCATACTTGTCGCGTAGTGCCGGGTCTTCCTTGTCCAGATTGAAGGCATTCTGGGCAACGGAAGACGTGAGCATTCGGACCGCTTGATCACGATAAAGATCAATGTTTCGGGACGCCGCCAGTTGGTCGTAGCGTCGTTCCACCTGATCGATCGTGCGGACCAGTCCCTGACGTGCCAGCAGTCGTGTGTTGCTCAGGTCTTCCAGCAACGACATCGTGTGAGTTGGCTTTTCCGTTGAGCCCCCCGCTGCGGCCGCGATTTCCATGGGATCATGGGCCGCACCGAGCCAGCCAGCGTGAGTTCCCGAGTAGGTGACGCCGCTATGACCGATGGGGCGAGGGATGGTCACGGCAGCAGGAAGGACCCCCGGCTTCGAGAAGGCCGAGACCATCGACCCCAGGTTCGGTGCATCCAGACGATTGCGCTGATTTCGAGGGACGACGAGCGTATTGTTCACGCGTCCGGTTAACGTCCGATAGACGCTCGGTTCATGATTGTCGCTGTCGTGGGTTAATGAGCGGACGATGGCCAGCTTGTCGGTGTGCCGCGCGAAGTTCGGCATGTGCTCGCAGACGTCGATGCCGGGCGTCACCGTCTGGATGGGCTTGAACAGGCTACGCATGGCCGACGGGGAATGCGGCTTCATGTCCCACAGATCCTGCTGAGGGGGGCCACCCCAAAGGTAGATCAAGATGCAGGACTTTGCTTTACCAGTGGGAGTACTGGCAGCCGAGGGGGAGCCGTTAGCACGCAGTTGGTCGGCCCGCAGCAGTTGAGGAAGCGTCACGGCCCCTAAGCCGAACTGACCCAAACGTAACATGGCGTCGCGACGGTGCAACATGGTGGTGGCTCATTCAGTGGTCGTTGAATGCGAGGCTGCCAATTGATGGTATCAATCGTTATTGATGCGATCAATGTGCATTCGTGCGAGTGAACCATCCGCCAGGAATCTCCTCCGCAGGGGGCAGCGAGTCAGGCTGGGTCGACGGACACGTTCAGGTCCGTCTTACTGCAGATCAGCGTCGTAGGTGATTCGCTGGTTCTTGACGAGGCGGTCGCATTCGATCGTCAGGGTGGGAGCGGAACCTCCTGCATCGATCGTGAATTCTTTCACTTCTCCTGGAAGCAGCCCCTTGAGTGACTCCTTCGACCGAATTCCGTTCACTGCGGGGTGCGCGTCGTAGTAGATTGGCGCGATTCCGTCGTTCCGGACTTCGACTTTCGCTGCTGTTGCCGTGGCCTCAAATCGGGTCACGCGGAAGCGGTAGCCGCACGCCAGACTGGCGTCGCGAATGCGTGCGG is from Schlesneria sp. DSM 10557 and encodes:
- a CDS encoding TIR domain-containing protein gives rise to the protein MINAVWGDAGNYSTSGPWRQLPKSLFVLLTDAIVARYIARSTATEYRNQACSHRCSIRRAGTLYRGAEMLRKPTVFIGSSSEGLKVAQALEAAFGQRAEVEAWNSGAIFQRHQDFLTSLLNTASLYEFAVLIFTKDDISVSRGKTYAAARDNVLFEFGLFLGKLGPRRAFTLVERDLKIPTDLLGITLDQFSRKKDGRPTAEFAGTADNIVSQIVTRHHNTTEFSHLPATALAIGYFHNFLSRVLDQLDDFEPVLVGRRRFDYSTFTLHVIVPDRLDVLDQDKFKKILRGLEPVTVKCRLREFPFYIKGIPAEGTTHLDLFDIPTTMRASRETICRVFREEYVGVNDLQVQAERREVSNFERTLQLLLNEHPRWQRYVKFVYLSDFL
- a CDS encoding DUF1501 domain-containing protein, encoding MLHRRDAMLRLGQFGLGAVTLPQLLRADQLRANGSPSAASTPTGKAKSCILIYLWGGPPQQDLWDMKPHSPSAMRSLFKPIQTVTPGIDVCEHMPNFARHTDKLAIVRSLTHDSDNHEPSVYRTLTGRVNNTLVVPRNQRNRLDAPNLGSMVSAFSKPGVLPAAVTIPRPIGHSGVTYSGTHAGWLGAAHDPMEIAAAAGGSTEKPTHTMSLLEDLSNTRLLARQGLVRTIDQVERRYDQLAASRNIDLYRDQAVRMLTSSVAQNAFNLDKEDPALRDKYGRNEWGESMLLARRLVEAGVRLVTISWMTVFANGVVSNVWDNHAGTSMLTEPYCLKSLDPGFAALMDDLSERGLLDETLVAMYGEFGRTPMLNSTQGRDHWGRVQSAILAGGGIRGGQVYGSSDKDAAYPASNPVSPEDMLATIYHSLGINPDAELHDPLGRPHRIVDGNPITALF